From the Lathyrus oleraceus cultivar Zhongwan6 chromosome 3, CAAS_Psat_ZW6_1.0, whole genome shotgun sequence genome, the window TTACTTGCTGTAGGTTGTGGACATGGTTGTGGTTTTGTTGTTAATGTCTAGCTGTTGTTCTGTAGATCAAATGGTTTAGGTGCTGGGTGTACTGAATGGAGATTCATGTTTAGGTCTTGATGGTTTGATTGAATGCGGGTTCTGCTCATGGTTGCTAGAGAAAAATCTCACTCATATTTGTGGGGGGACCGGGGTGATTGTGAGTAAACTTCACAATTTGTCTGCATTCAGATATTTGATACATTTAGTAGGCAAAAGCTCATTCTTCTGTGGTTATTCTTGATGTATTTTACAGGTTAGTCAATATGTAGCAGAAGGTCTTGAACGGGCTAGAGACGGACTGACTGAAGCAGCTAATTTGAGGGAAAGATTTGTGCTGGGTACAAGTGTCAGCCGTAGGGTAGCTGCTGCAGCTGCATCTGCTGTAATTACATGAATGTTTCGTTTGGTGTTGTTCAAGTTCGTGTTGTATGCAATTAAATGACATTTAGCCAAACATAATGAAGATTTACTCGTTGATATGCAGGCGGAGGCCGCGGCTGCAGCTGGTGAAAGCAGTTTTAGATCTTTCATGGTTGCTGTACAACGTTCGGGAAGCATTGTTGCTATTATTCAACAAGTATACTGAGGAGTATTGATTTTAATAATTCTTTTACCATAGATATAAATAAAACCTCATAACTGATATGGATTCTTCTCTACAGTACTTCACCAATTCTATATCTAGACTTTTGCTTCCTGTGGATGGTGCACATGCTGCTGCTTGTGAAGAAATGGCTACAGCAATGTCCAGTGCAGAGGCTGCTGCTTACAAAGGATTACAACAGTGTATTGAAACTGTCATGGCCGAGGTCAGTTGGACCTGTAATACGGAGAATGATAGCCAGTACTCAATTACCTATTGTAAAACTTCTATCATGTGTCTACACACAATCTACCCGCTCCTGATGGCTACCCTGTGTCTGCATAGGCATAACTATCCATATAATAAACTTAGAATAGATATTTCCCACatatttttatatataaaatttaaGTCTTAGTTCCTAAAGTATTCCACTTTAAACCCCTTCGCAGGTAGAGCGACTGCTTTCAGCTGAGCAAAAGGCTACAGATTATAAGTCACCTGATGATGGAATGGCTCCTGACCACCGGCCAACTACTGCCTGCACAAGGTGGACATTACTTGAGGAGTTGAAACTAGTATTAAAATTGATGATATTGATGTTTTCTCTAATTTATATCTCGCATGGATGGGTATTTTGACTTAGCAGTGTTTTGAAAATTTGGTTGGTCTTTGAACCAAGAAAAGGAAAGATCCAAGGATTGGAGAACAAACTCGTTTTTTGTACATACATACCTATAAATCTATGGCACCTGGCAAAAAACGCCAAAGACAAATATTAAATATAATGTGTGTTTGAATCAGTGGAATCATGGATAGAAACACCAAAATACATTTATATAGCTCCGATTCACTGTTTTCTAAGCTTCTAGTTTTAGATGACTGATCTTCCTTGCCAGTTAAGTTTTTAAAGCAGGGTCAATGGCTATATAGAATATGAAGAGTACATATTTGAATGCTGTTTAGGGACTAAGATTAATATTATGCAACATAGGTGACTTGGGGGTGATTTCATTTCTTATCAGACGATGCATTAAAGTAATATCGATATTTTCTTTTATGCTTCTAATTTATATCTTTGATCTTTATAACTATATTCTTAGTTCTTAACATCTGTACTTGTTTTTTTCCAGGGTTGTGGCTTATCTCTCTCGGGTACTGGAGTCTGCATTCACTGCTTTAGAAGGTCTTAACAAACAAGCATTTTTGTCTGAACTGGTATGGTATTTTATCTTTGATCATTGACTATATACAGTTTGATCATTGTCTTATCAAATAAAATTATTAGCTGCTTGTACATAACAAATAGGCGGGTATTCTTTTTAAGTTTAATAACTCCGGTGGTCCTTAGACTATTTAAGAATTTTTAAGTAGGTCCCAAATGCCAAAATCAAAAGTTGTAATTAAATCCTTGAAGTTGTCAATGATTGGTGATTAGGTCCCTAAACTAAGTAGTTTTTAATTGGTCTCTAAACTCAGCCAATCATGCCAATGCATCTTCGTCTCGTAGCAAGGGTTCTTCCTCATTCGATGACAGGCTTTCGTTCAAGTTGGCTCCTCAACCGAACTCACAGCCCAGAGAACATACAGGTGTGTTTTGATACTAGCATTGAATTTTACTAGGAAGATTGCTTATTCATTATCCAAGCTTTTCTTGTTTGTTTTCGATTTATTTTAGAGTACAAAGAGAAGACATTTTCTAGGCCAGAGAGAATCCGATCAAGTTCTTTCTCAACG encodes:
- the LOC127131956 gene encoding exocyst complex component SEC10b; this encodes CILQVSQYVAEGLERARDGLTEAANLRERFVLGTSVSRRAEAAAAAGESSFRSFMVAVQRSGSIVAIIQQYFTNSISRLLLPVDGAHAAACEEMATAMSSAEAAAYKGLQQCIETVMAEVERLLSAEQKATDYKSPDDGMAPDHRPTTACTRVVAYLSRVLESAFTALEGLNKQAFLSELAANHANASSSRSKGSSSFDDRLSFKLAPQPNSQPREHTEYKEKTFSRPERIRSSSFSTDSVSPDVVKSVCMICEKPLRQKFNFMGNSLSCNELAVVAVLVCGHVYHADCLEQRTSLEELRDPSCPICTGLLLQDHECKEQE